Genomic DNA from Cydia fagiglandana chromosome 3, ilCydFagi1.1, whole genome shotgun sequence:
ctcatttcaatcatagacagagagaatcatactatctttgtcttacactagtactagcacccaaaagaaaaggatgagtatagttttcctggttcttactgacaaattggtttgaccaactatagtttgGTGATGCTTGCTTAAGGTGACAgcccatttccaacgacagctgcactactgttcattttactatggaaattgacaatgacagcgacgcgttcactaccggtaatgcagctgcggttagaaatggaatgttaccattactggTAACACGTATACATGAACACAACAAATGTTTATGAGGAACTATCTTGTACCTattcaagaaataaaaaaaatagttgtgttTGAATCATTTAGTTACTTGTCTTTAACAGGCGACATCTCGTAGGCAGTAGAATAAATTTTTGAAGTGGGCAATAGCGGAACTAACCATCCCCACGTCACTTAAAATATGACAATTATGCCGGCACCACAGAGTCGCTCTTACACGTTTCAAAGATGATTTTACAAATTATTGGACATAATAAGTGTATTATAGGTATTGGAAGTTGGAAATATTCAAAATCTTTACAAAATACAACTATTCACCCATCATGACAAATGTTACCTCGTTTCTGGCTTTGTATGAAAAGTCAAAACCGCTTTAATATAcgagagcgatagagaggcaaataatatatgtattgatTACACCACGTGGAGTTAATAATTTCCTCGATTATTCGAGATTAATAAGTAATTGTTGTCTTATGGACATCCCACATGATCTTTAGCAATGATGAGCGGGTGTATCTGTatatatagtgcgacataaaattgaagaaattaaatgaaatggaactaaaagagatactaaattgttgccatgcttaagcattttacgtcaaaaatgtaacaattacgtagaaagtggcgccctcatttattttccaaaatttcTTGCCGGACTATAGTTATGTACTTACGAGTATAAGTCACATTCTAACCTAGCTTGGCACCGATATGAACAAAGTGAGGCAatatcattataaacgtcatagttctatacatagataaatacccgcttattcataaacgtttactaaagttgacaagccgataataatcgtttgtccctttccgacgtattggtgtgatggaaagggacaaacgattattatcggcttgtcaactatagtaaatgtttatgaataagggggataatATTTAACgtttatataaatttgacattaatgatgacatggtCAAATTTTGTCATTATAAAATGCTAATAATGAAACACTTTTTTTACTTGttttaattcttgtttattacttaaaaactacttCAGCGGCGTGGTACGGTCGCATTGTTATAGTCGGTCAAACcaaattgtcagtaaataagaacaaaaaaactatgctcatccttttcttttgggtgctagtactagtgtaaagcccgctccacactcgtgcgctgATCTGCGATCTCGACtcccacactcgcgttcgcggattcgcgccgcgattcgcgcacgagtgtggagggggcttatggCAAAGATAATCTCTGTCGATGTATATGccttgaaatgagacagttctttgacaaactatatcaCCTGCCAcaatgcctgtcacgttctaacatgtaagtgcgaaagtgacagacatagtgacatgagaataggcctaagctatagtctgtcaagcacaatatgtcagtagcaatgtaagtACAGCAAACtgaagtagggcaacactcaaagagcagtattgcgctaagaaaagcagcaatgtacatcgaaccaaaacatgaaattatttacaacaatgaaaataaatatttaactttgCTTAAGTTGatgcacaatcttatttaatatattgctaTTTAATGGTTTTCGAAACGTCAAcgtatggagtgtagaagtaaaggagagctatcttttatgataagacggttgtaaaagtgtccagctgtcagtataaagaatagttcgaaatctctccggtggcgctagtaggtagcaccgggaactaacatgaatttagaccttattgactgagtgaagtgcgctgtcagttttttgaaattttattaaaaattttcataaagtgatttatttaatttaggatttccttgtgcagtaaaactagccgcccctgtctcagcacgcatcatatagactgccacctctgttatctagccacctcgggcctgggcttaccaggccttaagccccacattcacactcctaccttgtaggccgcctcgtagtccgcctcgttgggtaggattgtgtatgggggttgcggactacgagccgtcctacaaacggctaaacggtaggacgactcgtagtccgcaacccccatacacaatcctacccaacgacgtggactacgaggcggcctacaaggtaggagtgtgaatgtggggctttagggcaaatccaccgctataggatatattttctatagtaaaaatgggaaaagtttgcatcgtaaacagttgccaaagtgggcgtaagaggaaaaaacagaaaaatgttacgaaatccgtatcttttttccaaccaacggtaagtatgtaattttcactacaccttataaaacaaagtcccccgccgcgactGTCTGTTCGTGGGTTTGAATGTATCTTTGCGATAAACAGACTACAGGACGGTTTCAGTTCGATTTTCatgtatcaatagagtgattcttgaggaaggtttacgtatataatttgttgactatagttcgttttttttagcattagaaagaacttgcaagaaggtaagcgattttgacatgtcttttaattgaaaaacgctttttaaaattcaaaaactattactgatgaaagcagaagaatataaatgatcgtattagattcataattgttacatatttgccgtaacttatttttaaaatgtgtttttcaattaaaagacacatcaagattgtttacctaatttctaatgctaaaaaaaacgaactatagtgcgaagccggtcgctagttatttaataaaatattatattgtgatttttatatttttcttataaaattcacaatttcacttcaacaattcttcatttttctattaattctcagactccggcacggttagaaagttggaaaaagtcgttaggaattgcattaaaagcaaatgattatatttgccatcttcattttaaagaagaaaatataaatatgtacgaaaagttaactattaaaggagagctcaaatatattcctacacaaagaaaaacgcttaaggaagaagctgtgcccacgattgagcatcagtttattcccattcccgaacatgaactccaagccaatactattcacatagaggaatctttcgaaccataccccaatcaacctaaggacgagcagcaacaacaaatcaatgccgagcaacaggaattatcagaagatcaaaatgattctaataatttaatggattatgaaatgatacaacaggactttgcggaaccattgtttagtcaatatcaggatactaatgtaacaattaatccaatagagaattttaaaagtaagtttcgggcattttcgttgttgccgcctttttggctacatgcagaaaatcctaatgggctggaatttatgcgaatggatccaaaaactcagaagattaaacatcatatacgtttaaacgatgatctaactgtcactgtaagtgtttattaatgtaacaataaaattcggttggcatgatttgaatttgtaacgaaacataattgctatttaattgcaggtaatttttcccaataatgaacaattgccactaaaggagaaaattaattcatatgacaacacctacgattacttaaaatcggttgaaagatggcctttgtgcgttggtactcagattgacgacaataagtaagttttggtagattgttaaccaagggatgaacgcagtgagagtatagtccgaggctaaaatgatgccattcacccgagttaaacactctacttttcatttcgaatacgaggaacctagccccaaagcttgtactatgggtgtaggcgataatacaactgtttgcagtcgtcttatgaatatatataccataatgtaacagttgtatttaaaataaaaggataactcgtaagcctaataactttgattttatttaacatttttgtcattaaaaatattgtatgtaacggtacattaaataggtcttaattcttgaacctatcctattaaaactcgacttttatgtgtattttaagaacccttattatgtaggtacctgtagattaaagcactatttatacataaacaatggtacaggagaataataaaagataaaaacgaatttatctaatatataattacatcaattttcagattttgtaaaggtgtgattattggtgatgatacttacgaaagaaatcaacagtacccaagatgtaaatcttgtcgaatattacgaaatcgtttgcagaaccgtaattccacttcaactctattacaaaaaatggcagaagctaaacggcgcgcttcaaatcttgtacataaatgcaagcgtctgaagaggacggtaagtcttatgccggctacatacgtaacgataaatcgttgcgataaaactgtgcagtccgactgtgcagataaatcgaaccgtgtgtatgacaaatcgttacgataatcgacaatcggacaatcggactgcacagttttatcgcaacgatttatcgttacgtatgtagccggcattaaagccgtaacagactaccgcaccgcgccaCGACCTTAATGGTGCGGTTAAAATATCTCTTTCACGCTCCAAATTATAGCTACAtccttagccccctccagactatgcgcgtgaatcgcgggcgaagccgcgaacgcgagtgtggagtcgatttcgcaggtctgcgttctggactccacactcgcgttcgcggcttcgcccgcgattcacgcgcatagtctggagggggctcttaacgcacgtacggcgaccaccttacgactatcggtacgtgcgccgcaccgcactaaagtcgcggtatggtgcggtagtctgttacggctttttatcaaaaacatattaaataaataaatattagggaacatctaaaggcccctgtacacaatgggccagcgccggccaggccaagggacgctgccatgcggtagaatgaggtagcaatatcacttgctccctctaacgcataaatgcgtcccccagactggcccacgctggcccattgtgtactggcctttacacaggtcaacctagccccaaactaagcaaaagttgtactatgggtactaggcgacgctataatatactgtatttgtataattgaagacgtaaaataatacaaaaagaaacttgagcaagaagttttcatacatatttttcgaaatcatttcgaagtcccttaaggcgtatccagattagtaaatttttcgccaatctgattcaattgcccgatcgaatcaggatcgaagtgcggatgcaaataccaatttggctcgccgaattcaaccgccgataatgaccgatattaccgataaaatgaagtgcagatgcaagaataccaatttgtgaggccagtctGGATACCATTTCTggattttttcaatgtagagggctctaatatcaccataaatctaaaattagagattgacgccaatttcatttctgataaaatcaaccgatttgatcagtcccgtctggataccactttacttagctgttgttttttattcgcacacccgcttatagaccaacaagaaattgtagaaattaaaaagtggcaacatcgtagtgtcgtccctttcaaatcaatctaagaaaacgggacgacactacgatgttgccacatTTTAATTACTACAATATCTTGTCGGCTTATAACTTTATACATTGTACCTACTTGAGTAACGAATTTCATGTCGACCGTTCATATAATTGCAGAATATCCAATTAAGAGAGAAAATTTCCTTGGCTAAGGCGCAGTGTGCAAAGAAATCTGATACCGTAGTACAAGCATCTATTTCAAAACTACCTGAAGAATTTCAAAATGCCGTGAGATCATGTTTTGAAGCcgcgaaaaaaaataatacaaaaggtcGTCGATATACGTTAGAATGGATTTATGAGTGCATGTTGATACGTATAAAAAGCAGGAATACGTATGAATTTAtacgtaaaagaaatattttacccCTTCCTTCTGTACAAACTTTAAATAAGTATCTCAGCAAAATCAGCTGTTCTGCATATGGATTCCAATCCTCTACTTTCTTTAGTTTAAAAGAAAGATGTGAGGCGATGAAGAAGGAGGAGAAACGAGGAGTTATTTTAGtggatgaaatgaaattaagtgAAGGCGTTTATTTTGATTCTCAAACCATGAAATTTAATGGTTTTGTTGACCTGGGGCAACACACTccagataatttaaaaaatacaacagcGGACCATGCTTTGGTGTTCAAGTTTGTGCCTTTTCGAGGTAGATGGGTTCAAGCCTTAGGTtgctttttatcgaaaaattcatGCAAAAGCGAACCGCTACATAAACTAGTtttagagtgtattgttttaatGGAAAACAGCGGAATTTGTGTTGATGCTGTCGTGATGGACGGTGCACCTTGGAACCGAGGAGTATGGAAAATATTCGGTGTAAATGAAGACACTGTTAGCTGTGAACACCCTTGTGACTGCTCACGACGGTTATGGATGATTTCAGATTTTAATCATTTAGTGAAATGTTTTCGAACATCTACTTTGGATGATAAGCTACAAGAGTTCAAGGTTAATTAAGAGTAATGCATGagtaatgataattttaaaaatatacaaggtgtaattattatatctgaccaaactctgaggggtgaatatgtaggtcatactgaacaacttttactatagccaACCCTGAAATCACGAAAAAGAAATCGCCTGTTTAATAGAAAACATTGACTGTACTGATTCACCGCAATATGTATGAGACAGcagattttttttcacgatttcggggctggtcccatagtataagttgttaagtatgacctatattcacccctcagagtttggtcagagATAACAATTTCGCCttgtataaaatgataatacGAAGTCAAACTAATGTAATATTCTTTTTTCAGACCCCTTACGGAACTGTGAAAAAAAGACATTGGGAAGCGGTATTAGAGGAAGAGAATTATCGTCAGCCTAACTTAAAAATCGCTTACAA
This window encodes:
- the LOC134680584 gene encoding uncharacterized protein LOC134680584 isoform X1; translation: MYEKLTIKGELKYIPTQRKTLKEEAVPTIEHQFIPIPEHELQANTIHIEESFEPYPNQPKDEQQQQINAEQQELSEDQNDSNNLMDYEMIQQDFAEPLFSQYQDTNVTINPIENFKSKFRAFSLLPPFWLHAENPNGLEFMRMDPKTQKIKHHIRLNDDLTVTVIFPNNEQLPLKEKINSYDNTYDYLKSVERWPLCVGTQIDDNKFCKGVIIGDDTYERNQQYPRCKSCRILRNRLQNRNSTSTLLQKMAEAKRRASNLVHKCKRLKRTVSLMPATYVTINRCDKTVQSDCADKSNRVYDKSLR
- the LOC134680584 gene encoding uncharacterized protein LOC134680584 isoform X2, with product MYEKLTIKGELKYIPTQRKTLKEEAVPTIEHQFIPIPEHELQANTIHIEESFEPYPNQPKDEQQQQINAEQQELSEDQNDSNNLMDYEMIQQDFAEPLFSQYQDTNVTINPIENFKSKFRAFSLLPPFWLHAENPNGLEFMRMDPKTQKIKHHIRLNDDLTVTVIFPNNEQLPLKEKINSYDNTYDYLKSVERWPLCVGTQIDDNK